The following proteins are co-located in the Microbulbifer sp. VAAF005 genome:
- a CDS encoding autotransporter domain-containing protein, producing the protein MTTIGAGTLTLDTDQYIPGGTTVRNSTLIVGRNTSEAGVRLTGDILLEDAGVLGGAGRIFGSVTSEGGTITPGNSIGTTTIFGDYSGTNATLQIEVEGHANASLARADQLVVAGDIDVSGTTLALVMTPLDPTQWAMVPTGPFTIVDNWGTSAIAGSFESIDNTNHLYFLEPHLSYTGGDGNDISLTLTRNDLAFEIDGSTVNQRAVGASLDSMDWSNPVYNAMAMSISSEAEALASYESLSGEINASARSQLIEDSHFIRTAISNRLYQRAADDLLYPGAGPNGAERGGPALWSRAFGSWGRVDGDGNAAGLDRSIGGVFLGADVRVLENTRIGLVGGYSASNMDGDAHHASMYSDNYNLGAYIGTGFEVVKLRAGIAAAWHRMDGERFVSLGSGTFIDNLDSSQDVTTFQAFGEAGIDLNVSSIPLEPFAGFAWVNLASDGFTERGGHAVLTSQDQSDDMLFTTLGLRAASGFMVGETGVTLQGKIGWQHTSDDTTALTQAFAAGGDRFTIEGVPIAQDQVFLEAGLAASLSERSSMVLNYSSQISSDAQNHGVNARFNLRF; encoded by the coding sequence TTGACCACCATCGGTGCAGGGACACTAACCCTGGATACCGACCAATATATCCCTGGGGGCACAACGGTACGTAATAGCACATTAATTGTTGGCAGGAATACTTCCGAAGCTGGTGTTCGGTTGACCGGTGACATCCTGCTTGAGGATGCCGGGGTGCTTGGTGGGGCCGGCCGAATTTTTGGCAGTGTAACCAGTGAAGGAGGCACTATCACGCCGGGTAATTCCATCGGGACAACCACTATTTTCGGTGACTATTCAGGTACGAATGCGACTTTGCAGATTGAAGTTGAAGGGCATGCCAATGCTTCCCTGGCCAGGGCCGACCAGCTTGTTGTGGCGGGTGATATTGATGTCAGTGGAACTACACTGGCACTGGTTATGACCCCCCTGGACCCCACCCAGTGGGCCATGGTGCCAACAGGCCCCTTCACTATTGTCGATAACTGGGGCACCAGTGCGATAGCTGGCTCTTTTGAGAGCATCGACAACACCAATCACCTGTATTTCCTTGAGCCGCACCTGAGTTACACCGGTGGAGATGGCAATGATATCTCGCTCACCCTGACCCGCAATGATCTCGCCTTTGAGATTGACGGCAGCACGGTTAACCAGAGAGCGGTTGGCGCCAGCCTTGATAGCATGGACTGGTCAAACCCGGTATACAATGCCATGGCGATGAGTATCTCATCCGAGGCAGAAGCCCTGGCATCCTATGAAAGCCTGTCTGGTGAAATCAATGCCTCTGCTCGCAGCCAGCTTATCGAAGACAGTCACTTTATTCGCACTGCGATTTCCAACCGCCTATATCAACGTGCCGCAGACGATTTACTCTATCCTGGCGCAGGCCCAAATGGTGCAGAGCGCGGTGGCCCCGCGCTATGGAGTCGAGCATTTGGCAGCTGGGGGCGGGTAGATGGAGATGGCAATGCAGCCGGCCTGGATCGCTCAATTGGAGGTGTCTTCCTTGGTGCCGATGTCCGGGTGCTTGAGAATACCCGCATAGGCCTGGTGGGTGGTTATAGTGCCTCTAATATGGATGGAGACGCTCATCATGCCTCTATGTACAGTGACAATTACAACCTGGGCGCTTACATCGGCACCGGGTTTGAGGTAGTGAAGCTCAGGGCTGGTATCGCAGCAGCTTGGCACCGAATGGATGGTGAGCGGTTTGTCTCCCTGGGGTCGGGTACTTTCATTGATAACCTGGACTCCTCGCAGGATGTGACCACCTTCCAGGCCTTCGGTGAAGCAGGCATTGACCTCAATGTATCGAGTATACCCCTGGAGCCATTTGCGGGTTTTGCCTGGGTCAACCTGGCCAGTGATGGTTTTACAGAAAGGGGAGGGCACGCAGTTCTGACAAGCCAGGACCAGAGCGATGATATGCTGTTTACAACACTCGGCCTGCGCGCTGCTTCCGGTTTTATGGTGGGGGAAACCGGTGTGACCTTACAGGGCAAGATTGGATGGCAGCACACCTCTGACGATACCACAGCCCTAACCCAGGCCTTTGCGGCAGGTGGTGACCGCTTCACCATTGAGGGCGTCCCGATTGCCCAGGACCAGGTTTTCCTAGAAGCCGGTTTAGCAGCCAGCCTAAGTGAGAGATCTTCAATGGTGTTGAATTATTCTAGCCAGATTAGCTCCGATGCCCAGAACCACGGCGTAAATGCAAGGTTCAATCTTCGCTTCTGA
- a CDS encoding autotransporter domain-containing protein has protein sequence MTSKVSPFYQCRMGAVSTGAETFIGLKGQGAIHVNGDGSSINVGDDLYIGHEPSGIGFLDITNAGTLETAYDTNIGVNGRGHALVSGEGSRLDVGHTLNIGNTFADLYSLDILNGGAVSAGWEAVIGTFSSGSARVTGEGSRLDVDLALTLGYTSGGSGSLLIEDGGTVSTGRFPFIGLEGEGAVTISGEGSTLHTNGTVYLGHEATGTGELLIKDGGALISEDGVAIGLYGLGSAILSGSNSSLSVANNLSLGHFVGSSGTLHVEDGGDIDVAVTALIGQIGSGAVTVTGMGSSLAIEDLLSLGHQTGGSGMLTVEDGGSVSTQKTAYIGYAGMGSATVTGEGALMDMNGSLHLGQQADSSGVLKVQDGGAVSAQVNALIGYDGMGEASVTGAGSTLDTDGLMILGRHDSSSGLLTIGDGGAVSVGGEVIIGDAGIGEITVSGTDSRFETQGTVRIGEGVTSTATMFIGPDATFKANRLLAGSGTVSVTVDGATLQAGADNVSFLSGFSSTEFTVGSNGMLLDTNGFDIAIDGEIDWRSGGALATIGTGTLTLDTDQYIPGGTTVRNSTLIVGRNTSEIGVRLTGNILIEDAGVLGGAGRIFGSVTSEGGTITPGNSIGTTTIFGDYSGTNATLQIEVEGHANASLARADQLVVAGDIDVSGTTLALVMTPLDPTQWAMVPTGPFTIVDNWGTSAIAGSFESIDNTNHLYFLEPHLSYTGGDGNDISLTLTRNDLAFEIDGSTVNQRAVGASLDSMDWSNPVYNAMAMSISSEAEALASYESLSGEINASARSQLIEDSHFIRTAISNRLYQRAADDLLYPGAGPNGAERGGPALWSRAFGSWGRVDGDGNAAGLDRSIGGVFLGADVRVLENTRIGLVGGYSASNMDGDAHHASMYSDNYNLGAYIGTGFEVVKLRAGIAAAWHRMDGERFVSLGSGTFIDNLDSSQDVTTFQAFGEAGIDLNVSSIPLEPFAGFAWVNLASDGFTERGGHAVLTSQDQSDDMLFTALGLRAVSGFMVGETGVTLQGKIGWQHTSDDTTALTQAFAAGGDRFTIEGVPIAQDQVFLEAGLAASLSERSSLVLNYSSQVSSDAQNHGVNARFNLRF, from the coding sequence ATGACGAGCAAAGTGTCGCCGTTTTATCAGTGTCGGATGGGGGCGGTCTCCACTGGCGCCGAGACTTTTATTGGTTTGAAGGGGCAGGGAGCTATTCATGTTAACGGTGACGGGTCTTCAATAAATGTGGGAGATGATCTCTATATCGGTCATGAACCCTCTGGTATTGGCTTTCTGGATATTACCAACGCTGGGACATTAGAGACAGCCTATGATACCAATATCGGCGTTAACGGCAGAGGGCATGCTTTAGTCTCCGGCGAGGGCTCCAGGTTGGACGTGGGGCATACCTTAAATATTGGGAATACCTTTGCGGATCTCTATTCACTGGATATCCTCAACGGAGGAGCTGTCTCTGCCGGTTGGGAGGCTGTTATTGGCACTTTCAGTAGTGGATCAGCCAGAGTGACGGGTGAGGGCTCCAGGCTTGATGTGGACTTGGCCCTGACGCTTGGTTATACCTCAGGTGGATCGGGCTCGCTGCTGATTGAAGATGGTGGAACCGTCTCCACAGGGCGCTTCCCCTTTATCGGTCTTGAGGGGGAGGGAGCGGTTACAATTAGCGGTGAGGGCTCCACACTTCACACAAACGGCACTGTATACCTTGGCCATGAAGCTACTGGTACGGGTGAGCTGCTGATTAAAGATGGCGGGGCCCTCATTTCAGAGGATGGTGTAGCGATCGGCCTTTATGGGCTTGGCTCAGCTATCCTTTCCGGTTCCAACTCCAGCCTTTCTGTTGCCAACAATCTATCGCTGGGGCACTTCGTCGGTAGTTCAGGCACACTGCATGTTGAGGATGGTGGCGATATTGACGTAGCGGTTACTGCTCTGATTGGGCAAATTGGCAGCGGAGCCGTCACCGTGACCGGTATGGGCTCCTCACTGGCAATAGAGGATCTCTTGTCCTTGGGACACCAAACCGGTGGTTCGGGCATGCTGACAGTTGAAGATGGTGGAAGCGTCTCCACACAGAAAACGGCCTATATTGGTTATGCTGGCATGGGTTCGGCCACGGTTACTGGCGAGGGAGCCCTGATGGATATGAATGGCTCCCTGCACCTTGGCCAGCAAGCCGATAGCTCAGGGGTGTTGAAGGTCCAGGATGGCGGGGCTGTCTCCGCCCAGGTTAATGCGCTGATCGGCTACGATGGCATGGGCGAAGCGAGTGTCACCGGAGCTGGTTCCACGCTCGATACGGATGGCCTGATGATTCTCGGCAGGCATGACAGCAGTTCAGGATTACTGACCATTGGGGATGGTGGGGCCGTATCTGTTGGTGGTGAGGTGATTATTGGCGATGCCGGTATTGGCGAGATTACTGTTAGCGGTACAGATTCCAGATTTGAAACACAAGGCACCGTAAGAATTGGTGAGGGAGTTACCTCTACGGCAACCATGTTTATCGGGCCAGATGCCACTTTTAAAGCAAACCGGTTACTGGCGGGCAGCGGAACCGTCAGTGTGACCGTTGATGGTGCCACCTTGCAGGCCGGCGCTGATAACGTCTCATTTCTTTCTGGATTTTCCAGCACCGAATTTACTGTTGGCTCAAATGGCATGTTGCTGGATACCAATGGCTTTGACATCGCTATTGATGGAGAGATCGACTGGCGCAGTGGGGGAGCCTTAGCCACCATCGGTACCGGGACGTTAACCCTGGATACCGACCAATATATCCCTGGGGGCACAACGGTACGCAATAGCACATTAATTGTCGGCAGGAATACTTCCGAAATTGGCGTTCGGTTGACTGGTAACATCCTGATTGAGGATGCCGGGGTGCTTGGCGGAGCCGGCCGAATTTTTGGCAGTGTAACCAGTGAAGGAGGCACTATCACGCCGGGTAATTCCATCGGGACAACCACTATTTTCGGTGACTATTCAGGTACGAATGCGACTTTGCAGATTGAAGTTGAAGGGCATGCCAATGCTTCCCTGGCCAGGGCCGACCAGCTTGTTGTGGCGGGTGATATTGATGTCAGTGGAACTACACTGGCACTGGTTATGACCCCCCTGGACCCCACCCAGTGGGCCATGGTGCCAACAGGCCCCTTCACTATTGTCGATAACTGGGGCACCAGTGCGATAGCTGGCTCTTTTGAGAGCATCGACAACACCAATCACCTGTATTTCCTTGAGCCGCACCTGAGTTACACCGGTGGAGATGGCAATGATATCTCGCTCACCCTGACCCGCAATGATCTCGCCTTTGAGATTGACGGCAGCACGGTTAACCAGAGAGCGGTTGGCGCCAGCCTTGATAGCATGGACTGGTCAAACCCGGTATACAATGCCATGGCGATGAGTATCTCATCCGAGGCAGAAGCCCTGGCATCCTATGAAAGCCTGTCTGGTGAAATCAATGCCTCTGCTCGCAGCCAGCTTATCGAAGACAGTCACTTTATTCGCACTGCGATTTCCAACCGCCTATATCAACGTGCCGCAGACGATTTACTCTATCCTGGCGCAGGCCCAAATGGTGCAGAGCGCGGTGGCCCCGCGCTATGGAGTCGAGCATTTGGCAGCTGGGGGCGGGTAGATGGAGATGGCAATGCAGCCGGCCTGGATCGCTCAATTGGAGGTGTCTTCCTTGGTGCCGATGTCCGGGTGCTTGAGAATACCCGCATAGGCCTGGTGGGTGGTTATAGTGCCTCTAATATGGATGGAGACGCTCATCATGCCTCTATGTACAGTGACAATTACAACCTGGGCGCTTACATCGGCACCGGGTTTGAGGTAGTGAAGCTCAGGGCTGGTATCGCAGCAGCTTGGCACCGAATGGATGGTGAGCGGTTTGTCTCCCTGGGGTCGGGTACTTTCATTGATAACCTGGACTCCTCGCAGGATGTGACCACCTTCCAGGCCTTCGGTGAAGCAGGCATTGACCTCAATGTATCGAGTATACCCCTGGAGCCATTTGCGGGTTTTGCCTGGGTCAACCTGGCCAGTGATGGTTTTACAGAAAGGGGAGGGCACGCAGTTCTGACAAGCCAGGACCAGAGCGATGATATGCTGTTTACAGCACTCGGCCTGCGCGCTGTTTCCGGTTTTATGGTGGGGGAAACCGGTGTGACCTTGCAGGGCAAGATTGGATGGCAGCACACCTCTGACGATACCACAGCCCTAACCCAGGCCTTTGCGGCAGGTGGTGACCGCTTCACCATTGAGGGTGTCCCGATTGCCCAGGACCAGGTTTTCCTGGAAGCCGGCTTAGCAGCCAGCCTAAGCGAGAGATCTTCATTGGTGTTGAATTATTCTAGCCAGGTTAGCTCCGATGCCCAGAACCACGGTGTGAATGCAAGATTCAATCTTCGCTTCTGA
- a CDS encoding GSCFA domain-containing protein — MPIQILSDKEAISSKKKNRVGHWPNRSADNRYEPIARPDFMAGFQFRPGSCVFSVGSCFARNVETKLIELGFRVPSSEIFGLPEFEDPKLDSITNFGVSSIYNEFKWALDDNCEMPGDCIIEVSKGKYCDLNVLSSIRPAPLEAVNTRREAITQFYKSVRKAETVIITLGLSEVWFDKKTNLYLNTIPLPKIMKLWPGRFELHVLNYNEVYGYLDKTIQILKANAEVQQNILVTVSPVPMSLTYRNQDISISNSYSKSVLRTAAEALVCSNSNVFYYPSYESILLTDRSIAWMDDQVHVRDELVRIQVSRLVDKYCKAVGDLSRESVLEQLRTPSTPIPAKKALFSKYRSMYKEYPDFALQFARFLNKTGNYEEAVKALEVVKTDANTAATKAQALRGAKHFKRAWEVLEPFIEPKLRNHSIWKELISIQVDQGNLESAMALVEQWAQVSRGIGFTAYKLGAKLIEPLNLKVAKEYLEKALEMRPGDEGTIQLLKKILGSIKSEDSQKDTQNFQYSITP, encoded by the coding sequence ATGCCTATACAAATATTATCTGATAAAGAGGCAATCAGCAGCAAGAAAAAAAATCGTGTCGGGCACTGGCCTAATCGTTCTGCGGACAACAGATATGAACCTATCGCAAGACCTGATTTTATGGCTGGATTTCAATTTCGACCTGGATCATGTGTTTTTTCGGTTGGTTCCTGCTTCGCCCGAAATGTCGAAACCAAACTGATTGAACTTGGCTTCCGTGTTCCATCGAGCGAGATCTTTGGACTGCCTGAGTTTGAAGACCCGAAGCTTGATTCAATCACCAACTTTGGAGTCTCATCCATTTACAACGAATTCAAATGGGCATTGGATGACAATTGCGAGATGCCAGGAGACTGCATTATTGAGGTAAGCAAGGGGAAATATTGTGATCTTAACGTATTGTCATCCATACGCCCTGCTCCATTAGAGGCAGTAAATACAAGAAGAGAGGCAATTACTCAGTTTTATAAATCAGTTCGGAAAGCTGAAACAGTGATTATCACCCTGGGGCTATCGGAGGTCTGGTTCGACAAAAAAACCAACTTATACCTTAATACAATTCCACTACCAAAAATTATGAAATTATGGCCTGGAAGGTTTGAACTTCATGTATTGAATTATAATGAAGTCTACGGCTATCTCGATAAAACAATACAGATCTTGAAAGCCAATGCTGAAGTTCAACAGAATATACTAGTTACAGTCTCACCTGTCCCAATGTCGCTTACATATAGAAATCAAGATATCTCCATTTCAAATTCATATTCAAAATCCGTATTAAGAACTGCCGCTGAAGCACTGGTATGCTCAAACTCTAATGTTTTCTATTATCCTAGCTATGAATCTATACTATTGACAGATCGCAGTATCGCCTGGATGGACGATCAAGTACATGTACGAGATGAATTGGTACGTATTCAAGTTTCCAGGCTTGTTGATAAATACTGTAAAGCTGTGGGAGATCTCTCAAGAGAGAGCGTATTAGAGCAGCTCCGCACACCATCAACCCCAATACCAGCCAAAAAAGCTCTATTTTCCAAGTACCGCTCGATGTACAAGGAATATCCCGATTTTGCGCTACAATTTGCCCGATTCCTAAATAAAACCGGCAATTACGAGGAAGCGGTTAAAGCATTAGAAGTTGTTAAAACAGATGCAAATACCGCAGCTACTAAAGCGCAAGCGCTACGTGGAGCAAAACATTTTAAAAGGGCCTGGGAAGTGCTGGAACCCTTTATAGAGCCCAAGCTACGTAACCACTCAATTTGGAAAGAGCTGATTTCAATTCAGGTTGACCAGGGTAATCTTGAGAGTGCAATGGCCTTGGTAGAACAATGGGCACAGGTCTCTCGAGGGATTGGTTTTACTGCGTATAAACTTGGCGCCAAGCTAATTGAACCTTTAAACTTAAAAGTCGCAAAGGAATACTTGGAAAAAGCCTTGGAAATGAGGCCTGGAGATGAAGGAACGATTCAGCTTTTGAAGAAAATTTTGGGATCAATTAAATCAGAAGATAGCCAGAAAGACACGCAAAACTTTCAATACTCAATCACGCCATAA
- a CDS encoding IS630 family transposase → MKYDARKLSTEEQHLIRKIAVQRVFDGESAAEVSRSLGLGSRTIFPWLRTAREKGIEALSPKIRPGRGRKLSAIEEEEVKRWIIGGDPRQYGFDFGLWTRQIVSDLIFERFKIELSVSSVGTLLHRLGLTPQKPLRRAYERDEKAVNKWVKEVYPKIKSYAKKTGAEIFWLDEASIRSDDPLQRTWGEKGKTPVVKTSGQRQSINAISALSNRGGFWYHIYSGKFTAEKCVECFKNFQRSQKRPVILIVDGHPVHKSKKVLEYVDSQDGKLEMVFLPPYAPDLNPDELVWNHMRNIGTSKRPLKKGETLLSRANADLQSIKKNRKLVKSFFQESTVFFAAA, encoded by the coding sequence ATGAAATACGATGCCAGAAAACTTAGTACTGAGGAGCAGCACCTCATACGTAAAATTGCTGTTCAGCGAGTATTTGATGGAGAATCTGCGGCGGAGGTTAGTCGTAGCTTAGGGCTGGGGAGCAGAACTATTTTCCCATGGTTAAGGACTGCTCGGGAGAAAGGTATTGAAGCGCTATCTCCAAAAATTAGACCTGGACGCGGTAGAAAACTGTCAGCTATTGAAGAAGAGGAAGTCAAACGATGGATTATTGGTGGCGATCCAAGGCAATATGGCTTTGATTTCGGATTGTGGACACGTCAGATCGTATCGGATTTGATTTTTGAGAGATTCAAAATTGAACTTAGCGTTTCTAGTGTCGGCACACTTCTACATCGACTGGGCCTGACGCCACAAAAGCCTCTACGAAGAGCTTACGAGAGAGATGAGAAGGCGGTGAATAAATGGGTAAAGGAAGTCTATCCAAAGATTAAATCTTATGCGAAAAAAACTGGTGCAGAAATATTTTGGCTGGACGAGGCTAGTATCAGATCAGACGATCCACTCCAAAGGACATGGGGAGAAAAAGGAAAAACTCCAGTGGTAAAAACGAGTGGTCAAAGACAGTCAATCAATGCGATCTCAGCTTTATCGAATAGAGGTGGCTTCTGGTATCATATTTATAGTGGAAAGTTCACGGCAGAAAAGTGCGTAGAATGCTTCAAAAATTTCCAGAGAAGTCAGAAAAGACCAGTGATTCTCATTGTTGATGGGCACCCAGTACACAAATCGAAAAAGGTATTGGAGTATGTCGATTCACAGGATGGAAAGCTTGAAATGGTGTTCTTACCGCCATATGCACCAGACCTAAATCCAGATGAGTTGGTCTGGAATCATATGAGAAATATAGGGACTTCAAAGAGGCCGCTGAAAAAAGGTGAGACACTACTGAGTCGTGCAAATGCAGATTTGCAGAGCATCAAGAAAAATAGAAAACTTGTGAAATCATTTTTTCAAGAGTCGACTGTATTCTTTGCTGCTGCCTAG
- the htpX gene encoding protease HtpX produces MLRIGLFLLTNLAVLVLVGIIFNIFGIGGILQANGVDLNLGALLLMCAIFGFGGSFISLLLSKTIARVSTRTQIIEQPRSADEQWLVETVRELSRKAGIGMPDVGIFPMPQANAFATGWNRNSALVSVSAGLLQRFSREEARAVIGHEIGHVANGDMVTLALIQGVVNTFVMFLARLVGFFVDRVILRNEEGLGIGYFVTSIVMDIIFGFFAMMIVAWFSRRREYRADHAGATLASPQSMIAALQRLKVESDRGHEEPLPGNMKAFGIFGSMGALMATHPPLDDRILALQNFRN; encoded by the coding sequence ATGTTGCGCATTGGGCTATTCCTGCTGACCAACCTTGCTGTCCTTGTATTGGTCGGCATTATTTTCAATATTTTTGGAATTGGGGGAATTCTTCAGGCAAACGGTGTCGATCTCAACCTCGGCGCCTTGTTGCTGATGTGCGCGATTTTTGGTTTTGGCGGGTCTTTTATTTCCCTGCTCTTATCGAAAACCATCGCACGGGTCAGTACCCGCACACAAATTATCGAGCAGCCCCGCAGTGCCGATGAACAGTGGTTGGTAGAAACCGTACGGGAACTCTCCCGCAAAGCAGGCATCGGTATGCCAGATGTGGGGATATTTCCAATGCCCCAGGCGAATGCCTTCGCCACAGGCTGGAATCGCAACAGCGCTCTGGTCTCTGTCAGTGCCGGTCTGTTGCAGCGCTTCAGCCGAGAGGAAGCCCGCGCCGTTATTGGCCATGAAATTGGTCACGTGGCCAATGGCGATATGGTGACGCTGGCACTAATCCAGGGCGTGGTAAATACCTTTGTGATGTTCCTTGCCCGCTTGGTTGGGTTCTTCGTAGACCGGGTTATCTTGCGCAACGAAGAGGGATTGGGCATCGGCTATTTTGTCACATCCATTGTTATGGACATCATATTCGGCTTCTTCGCCATGATGATTGTCGCCTGGTTCAGTCGCCGCCGTGAATATCGGGCCGACCATGCCGGCGCCACACTGGCCAGCCCCCAATCCATGATTGCCGCGCTGCAACGGCTCAAGGTGGAGTCCGATCGCGGCCACGAGGAACCCCTACCTGGTAATATGAAAGCCTTCGGTATATTCGGTAGCATGGGAGCGCTTATGGCCACGCACCCACCACTGGATGATCGTATTCTCGCCCTGCAAAACTTCCGTAATTAG
- a CDS encoding TfoX/Sxy family protein, with translation MHPSQSELLKLKNLGLASVNILHSIGIRSHDDLRRVGPVEAFISIRNRGINASKVMLYALQGALMDVHWNDLEPELKQHLTSEVDRLLATQNSD, from the coding sequence ATGCACCCGAGTCAATCAGAACTATTAAAACTAAAAAACCTGGGCCTGGCCTCGGTCAATATTCTCCACTCTATTGGCATTCGCTCCCACGATGACCTGCGCAGGGTTGGGCCTGTCGAGGCCTTTATCAGTATTCGCAACCGGGGGATTAACGCCTCCAAAGTAATGCTCTACGCTCTTCAGGGCGCCCTGATGGATGTGCACTGGAACGACCTGGAGCCGGAGCTGAAACAACACCTCACCAGCGAGGTCGACCGCCTCCTTGCCACCCAAAACTCTGACTAG
- a CDS encoding M15 family metallopeptidase, with protein MLSTPLKRMLFGLGDEHVIVDPASDQLLHPEALIAFQRLSRDAREEGFAPKIVSGFRAFDRQLLIWNAKAQGHRPVLDSHGTPLDIEQLSERELIFAILRWSALPGASRHHWGTDFDIIDAAAVPADYAVQLTPQEVADDGVFGAFHRWLDNQISTGNSYGLFRPYAEDRGGVAPERWHLSYAPRARELQELLSVERLSELLQESELSLGTAVCEHLQEIYTRYIWVPDHCYPHLMGNYSGLLR; from the coding sequence ATGTTATCGACACCGCTGAAGCGTATGTTATTTGGGCTCGGCGATGAGCATGTCATTGTTGACCCAGCTTCTGACCAGCTTTTACATCCCGAAGCACTGATCGCCTTTCAGCGCTTGAGTCGGGATGCCCGTGAAGAGGGGTTTGCCCCTAAAATCGTTTCCGGTTTTCGCGCCTTTGATCGACAACTGTTGATTTGGAATGCCAAAGCACAAGGTCACCGCCCGGTTCTCGATAGTCACGGTACTCCCCTGGATATTGAACAGTTAAGCGAGCGGGAGCTGATCTTCGCCATTCTGCGCTGGTCTGCATTGCCGGGAGCATCCCGTCACCACTGGGGTACCGATTTCGATATTATCGATGCGGCGGCAGTCCCCGCTGACTATGCAGTCCAGCTCACACCCCAGGAGGTGGCGGACGACGGAGTTTTTGGCGCCTTCCACCGCTGGCTGGATAACCAAATCAGCACGGGTAATAGTTATGGGCTGTTCCGCCCCTATGCAGAGGATCGCGGCGGAGTCGCACCGGAACGCTGGCACCTGAGCTATGCCCCCAGGGCCCGAGAGCTTCAGGAACTTCTCAGCGTGGAGCGCCTGTCCGAGTTGCTACAAGAGTCAGAACTATCCCTGGGCACTGCGGTTTGCGAGCACCTTCAGGAAATCTATACGCGCTATATCTGGGTTCCGGATCACTGCTACCCCCATTTAATGGGCAACTATAGCGGCCTGTTGAGATAG
- the cysE gene encoding serine O-acetyltransferase — protein MGEEAAVQGQRDIWQAMRAEASEAAAGEPILASYFHNTILRHKSLGDAMADHLASVLEHNALTATALQEVIATALANDPSISHCMSEDICAWYDRDPACDQYLTPFLYFKGFHALQSHRIAHWLWNQGRHTLALYFQSQVSEQFSVDIHPAARFGCGIMIDHATGLVVGETCVVEDNVSILHSVTLGGSGSGSGDRHPKIGPGVMIGAGAKVLGPVKVGEDVKIAAGSLVLHDVPAHTTVAGVPARQVGGRVEGAPAYTMDQTLDSEE, from the coding sequence ATGGGTGAGGAAGCGGCCGTTCAAGGGCAGCGGGATATTTGGCAGGCGATGCGGGCTGAAGCCTCAGAGGCGGCTGCTGGCGAACCTATCCTGGCAAGTTATTTCCACAATACCATTTTGCGCCACAAGTCTCTGGGTGATGCTATGGCGGATCACCTGGCTTCGGTGTTGGAGCACAATGCCCTCACGGCAACCGCACTTCAGGAAGTGATTGCCACGGCTCTGGCTAATGATCCGAGTATTTCCCACTGTATGAGCGAGGATATTTGCGCTTGGTATGACCGGGACCCGGCTTGCGACCAGTACCTGACGCCTTTCCTGTATTTTAAGGGTTTTCACGCCCTGCAATCCCACCGGATAGCGCACTGGTTGTGGAATCAAGGCCGCCATACCTTGGCGCTCTATTTCCAGAGCCAGGTATCGGAACAGTTCTCGGTGGATATCCACCCAGCAGCGCGATTTGGCTGCGGGATTATGATCGATCACGCCACTGGATTAGTGGTGGGGGAGACCTGTGTGGTTGAGGACAATGTCTCGATTCTCCACTCGGTGACATTGGGCGGCAGTGGCAGCGGCAGCGGCGATCGTCATCCGAAAATTGGCCCCGGAGTGATGATTGGCGCCGGTGCTAAAGTATTGGGTCCGGTTAAGGTGGGAGAGGACGTCAAAATTGCCGCCGGTAGCTTGGTCTTGCACGATGTGCCGGCCCATACAACCGTCGCCGGTGTTCCCGCCCGCCAGGTAGGAGGGCGTGTTGAAGGGGCTCCGGCTTATACCATGGACCAGACTCTGGATTCGGAAGAGTAA
- the ppa gene encoding inorganic diphosphatase, translated as MSFEKIPAGKELPNDINVIIEIPANHDPIKYEVDKDSDAVFVDRFVATPMFYPANYGYVPQTLSEDGDPLDVLVVAPYPVMVGSVIRSRVVGVLNMTDESGVDAKLLAVPHTKLTKLYDHVEEISDLPELLIKQIEHYFENYKALEAGKWVKVEGWADAEAARKEVMASRERYLKEEG; from the coding sequence ATGAGCTTCGAAAAGATCCCGGCAGGTAAAGAACTGCCCAACGATATCAACGTAATCATCGAGATCCCTGCCAACCACGACCCGATCAAATACGAAGTGGACAAGGACTCTGACGCAGTATTTGTGGATCGCTTCGTTGCCACTCCGATGTTCTACCCAGCAAACTACGGCTACGTGCCCCAGACTCTGTCTGAAGACGGTGACCCCCTGGACGTGCTGGTTGTAGCGCCTTACCCGGTAATGGTTGGTTCTGTAATCCGCTCTCGTGTTGTTGGCGTTCTGAACATGACCGACGAATCCGGTGTTGATGCCAAACTGCTGGCCGTACCGCACACCAAGCTGACCAAGCTGTACGATCACGTTGAAGAAATCAGCGACCTGCCCGAGCTGCTGATCAAGCAGATCGAGCACTACTTCGAAAACTACAAAGCCCTGGAAGCGGGCAAGTGGGTTAAAGTAGAAGGCTGGGCTGACGCCGAAGCTGCACGCAAAGAAGTTATGGCTTCCCGCGAGCGCTACCTGAAAGAAGAAGGCTAA